The Chryseobacterium suipulveris genome window below encodes:
- a CDS encoding thymidine kinase has product MFLENTINHAKQSGWMEVICGSMFSGKTEELIRRLRRAEMAGQNVEIFKPKLDTRYAEEEVVSHNQNKIRSTPVESPNEILLLGSTCDVVGIDEAQFFDESIVEIANQLANSGIRVVIAGLDMDFMGRPFGPMPNLMATAEYVTKVHAICKRTGNLANYSMRTSANTDLVQLGETESYEAVSRKVFNDEFLNKKQ; this is encoded by the coding sequence ATGTTTTTAGAAAATACAATAAATCACGCCAAACAAAGCGGTTGGATGGAGGTTATTTGCGGGTCGATGTTTTCGGGGAAAACCGAGGAACTGATCCGGCGTCTTCGGCGGGCGGAAATGGCGGGACAAAATGTTGAAATTTTCAAACCGAAACTCGATACGCGATACGCGGAAGAGGAAGTGGTTTCGCACAACCAGAACAAAATCCGAAGCACACCTGTTGAAAGTCCGAACGAAATTCTTCTTCTGGGTTCAACCTGCGACGTGGTGGGAATTGATGAAGCCCAGTTTTTCGACGAAAGCATTGTTGAAATCGCCAATCAACTGGCAAACAGCGGAATACGGGTTGTGATAGCAGGACTCGACATGGATTTTATGGGTCGACCTTTCGGACCAATGCCAAATTTGATGGCGACTGCCGAATATGTCACAAAAGTTCACGCGATTTGCAAACGGACAGGAAACTTAGCCAACTACTCGATGCGGACTTCCGCAAATACCGATTTGGTGCAGCTTGGCGAAACGGAAAGTTATGAAGCGGTAAGCAGAAAGGTTTTTAATGACGAGTTCCTCAACAAAAAACAATGA
- a CDS encoding UDP-N-acetylmuramate--L-alanine ligase translates to MIKHITDFKNPFFIGIAGVGMSAIAQYLKGTGKNVSGSDRYFHPNEYNKTKEQLEAEGIKCFLQDGSGITENTDLIVVSTAIEDTVYEVQKAKELGIPIIRRSELLSIIAKSKKTIAVAGTSGKSTTSAMLFQILMDAKMEPSIISGAGLTSIIKKGKIGNAFVGKGEWLIIEADESDGSVVQYEPEIGLLLNIDKDHQEIDELIDLFTVFKSNTKGLFVVNQSNTLAKTLSANNNYDFGFEDENAKYTVTDFNQDGFELSFRILGQSVLMNSIGRHSAENAAAAIAVANQIGVDLKVCADSLEHYEGIYRRHQILGQKNGVWVIDDYAHNPAKCAASIKACQPLAKKLIAWFQPHGYKPTKFLRNDFVEEISASVRPQDEIWMSEIFYAGGTAEKDISANDLVKDISAKGKIAFFVENRNDLLEKLKPKLQEGTVLLLMGARDPSLEEFCKDLFDKL, encoded by the coding sequence ATGATTAAACACATCACAGATTTTAAGAATCCTTTCTTCATCGGAATTGCAGGAGTGGGAATGAGCGCAATCGCCCAATATTTGAAGGGAACAGGGAAAAATGTCTCAGGAAGCGACCGCTATTTCCATCCCAACGAATACAACAAAACCAAGGAACAGCTTGAAGCGGAAGGAATTAAATGTTTTCTTCAAGACGGAAGCGGAATTACAGAAAACACTGATTTGATCGTAGTTTCCACAGCGATTGAAGATACGGTTTACGAAGTGCAGAAAGCCAAGGAATTGGGAATTCCTATTATCAGACGAAGCGAACTGCTTTCCATCATTGCCAAAAGTAAAAAAACGATTGCGGTAGCTGGAACTTCTGGAAAATCAACAACTTCAGCAATGCTTTTTCAAATCTTGATGGATGCGAAAATGGAACCGAGCATTATTTCTGGCGCCGGTTTGACTTCCATTATTAAAAAGGGAAAAATTGGGAACGCATTTGTCGGAAAAGGAGAATGGCTCATCATCGAAGCCGATGAAAGCGACGGTTCTGTAGTACAGTACGAACCTGAAATCGGCCTTCTTCTGAATATCGACAAAGACCACCAGGAAATTGACGAACTCATTGATTTATTCACTGTTTTTAAAAGTAATACAAAGGGTTTATTTGTTGTAAATCAGTCCAATACATTAGCGAAAACTTTGTCTGCAAATAACAATTACGATTTTGGTTTTGAGGATGAAAACGCAAAATATACGGTGACCGATTTTAACCAGGATGGTTTTGAACTTTCCTTTAGAATTCTTGGTCAATCGGTGCTGATGAATTCGATTGGTCGTCACAGTGCAGAAAATGCCGCCGCTGCGATCGCCGTTGCAAATCAGATTGGTGTTGACCTGAAAGTCTGCGCCGATTCTTTGGAGCATTACGAAGGAATTTACCGCCGCCATCAAATTCTCGGACAGAAAAACGGAGTTTGGGTGATCGACGATTATGCCCATAATCCCGCAAAATGTGCAGCGTCGATTAAGGCGTGTCAACCTTTGGCAAAGAAACTAATCGCATGGTTCCAACCACATGGCTACAAACCGACGAAGTTTTTGCGAAACGATTTTGTGGAAGAAATTTCCGCATCAGTGCGACCACAGGATGAAATTTGGATGAGCGAGATTTTCTATGCAGGCGGAACTGCTGAGAAAGATATCTCTGCAAACGATTTGGTGAAGGACATTTCCGCAAAAGGTAAAATTGCTTTTTTTGTTGAAAACAGAAATGACCTTCTCGAAAAACTCAAACCCAAACTTCAGGAAGGAACGGTGTTGCTGTTAATGGGAGCAAGAGATCCGAGTTTGGAGGAGTTTTGTAAGGATCTATTCGATAAGCTATGA
- the rsmI gene encoding 16S rRNA (cytidine(1402)-2'-O)-methyltransferase, which produces MSGTLYFVPTPIGNLEDMTFRAINVLKEVDYILCEDTRTSGVLLKHYDIAKPLKSYHLHNEHHSTQKVIEDLKNGQNIAIITDAGTPGISDPGYLLAKACADENIEMICLPGATAFVPALVVSGLPNHDFYFAGFLPQKKGRQTKLKQLAEEQKTIVLYESPHKINTTLEQIKEFFGDQTKVSLSREISKKFEETKRGTIDELIAFSKSKTLKGEIVLIINNTI; this is translated from the coding sequence ATGAGCGGAACCCTTTACTTCGTACCAACACCCATCGGAAATCTGGAAGATATGACTTTCAGGGCAATCAACGTGCTGAAGGAGGTGGATTATATTCTTTGTGAAGATACCCGAACTTCTGGAGTGCTTCTAAAACATTATGATATAGCTAAACCTTTGAAATCCTATCACTTACACAACGAACATCACAGCACGCAGAAGGTAATTGAGGATTTGAAAAACGGACAAAATATCGCGATCATCACCGATGCAGGAACTCCTGGAATTTCGGATCCGGGTTATCTTCTTGCCAAAGCTTGCGCAGATGAAAATATCGAAATGATCTGTTTACCTGGTGCGACCGCTTTTGTTCCGGCTTTGGTGGTTTCTGGTTTGCCCAATCACGATTTCTATTTCGCGGGGTTTTTGCCTCAAAAAAAAGGAAGGCAGACAAAACTTAAACAACTTGCGGAAGAGCAGAAAACCATTGTTCTGTATGAGAGTCCACACAAGATCAATACGACTTTGGAACAGATTAAGGAATTTTTCGGAGATCAAACGAAAGTCAGTTTGAGCAGGGAAATCTCCAAAAAATTTGAAGAAACAAAAAGGGGAACAATCGATGAACTCATCGCGTTTTCAAAAAGCAAAACGTTGAAGGGGGAGATTGTCTTAATTATTAACAACACGATTTAG
- the fabG gene encoding 3-oxoacyl-[acyl-carrier-protein] reductase — protein MKLLEGKVALITGATRGIGKGIAEVFAKQGAKVAFTYAGSVDKAKALEEELSKITMAKSYQSDASDFDAAQKLVDEVLAEFGQIDILINNAGITKDNLLLRMSKDDWDVIMRTNLDSVFNLTKAVIKPMMKARSGSIINMSSVVGIQGNAGQANYAASKAGVIGFTKSVALELGSRNIRCNAIAPGFIETEMTAALDQKVIEQWRDDVPMKRGGLPEDVANACVFLGSEMSAYVTGQVLHVDGGLLT, from the coding sequence ATGAAACTATTAGAAGGAAAAGTTGCCCTCATCACAGGTGCAACACGCGGAATCGGAAAGGGAATCGCAGAGGTTTTTGCAAAGCAGGGCGCTAAAGTTGCCTTTACTTATGCAGGATCTGTGGACAAAGCAAAAGCACTGGAAGAGGAGCTTTCGAAAATTACAATGGCGAAAAGTTATCAATCGGATGCGTCGGATTTTGATGCTGCGCAGAAATTGGTGGACGAAGTTCTCGCCGAATTCGGTCAGATCGACATTCTCATCAATAATGCCGGAATTACTAAAGATAACCTGCTTTTGAGAATGTCCAAAGATGATTGGGATGTAATTATGAGAACCAACCTTGATTCCGTTTTTAACCTCACCAAAGCTGTGATCAAACCTATGATGAAGGCGAGAAGCGGATCCATTATCAATATGTCGTCGGTGGTGGGAATTCAGGGAAATGCAGGACAGGCGAATTATGCTGCGTCGAAAGCGGGTGTAATCGGCTTTACAAAGTCTGTTGCTTTGGAACTGGGTTCAAGAAATATCCGCTGCAACGCGATTGCTCCCGGTTTTATTGAAACTGAAATGACCGCAGCTTTAGACCAAAAAGTCATCGAGCAATGGAGAGACGACGTTCCGATGAAACGTGGCGGACTTCCAGAAGATGTTGCCAACGCCTGTGTTTTCCTCGGTTCGGAGATGTCCGCTTATGTTACAGGACAGGTTCTGCATGTTGACGGTGGTTTGCTGACTTAG
- a CDS encoding 5'-methylthioadenosine/S-adenosylhomocysteine nucleosidase family protein, with product MKLTINGIEYSNPILVFALKSEAGNEFDDCEKIFTGIGKVNATFRLLKYLQNNKPDLIINLGTAGGFGFEKGEIVCCTQFIQRDMDVRELGFEMYKTPLSDDPIVLDYGLIINGLHKEICGTGDHFENAHSTDAYRVVDMEAYALALTAQREEIPFLCLKYISDGADDSAANDWTEEVKKAAKKLREVLAAI from the coding sequence ATGAAACTAACCATCAACGGAATAGAATACAGCAATCCGATCCTCGTTTTCGCGCTTAAATCCGAAGCAGGAAATGAGTTCGATGACTGCGAAAAGATTTTCACGGGAATTGGAAAAGTCAATGCGACTTTCCGACTTTTAAAATATCTTCAGAACAACAAACCTGACCTTATTATCAATCTTGGAACTGCGGGAGGTTTTGGTTTTGAGAAAGGCGAAATCGTTTGTTGCACCCAGTTTATTCAAAGAGATATGGATGTGAGAGAATTGGGTTTTGAAATGTACAAAACACCACTTTCAGATGATCCGATAGTTTTAGATTATGGATTAATAATCAATGGGTTACATAAAGAAATTTGCGGAACAGGCGACCATTTTGAAAATGCACATTCTACAGATGCTTATCGGGTGGTCGATATGGAAGCGTATGCTTTGGCTTTGACTGCGCAAAGGGAAGAAATTCCTTTTCTCTGCCTAAAATACATTTCCGACGGCGCCGATGATTCCGCCGCAAACGATTGGACAGAAGAAGTAAAAAAAGCCGCCAAAAAACTGAGGGAAGTTTTGGCGGCTATCTGA
- a CDS encoding GMP reductase, whose translation MRIETELKLGFKDVMIRPKRSTLKSRAQVSLERTFTFRNSQKKWSGVPIIAANMDTVGTFEMAEALAKVKIMTAIHKHYSIEEWSEFLKNQDDSIYEYIALSTGTGKADDEKIKLIMQKHPKIQFLCIDVANGYSEHFVDFVSKARKTFPDKTIIAGNVVTGEMVEELILAGADIVKVGIGPGSVCTTRIKTGVGYPQLSAIIECADAAHGLGGHIISDGGCKIPGDVAKAFGGGADFVMLGGMFAGHDESGGEIMEENGKRFRLFYGMSSQTAMDKHSGGVAEYRASEGKTVKVPYKGAVSDTVKDILGGVRSTCTYVGASQLRELSKRTTFIRVAEQENQIFKD comes from the coding sequence ATGAGAATTGAAACAGAACTGAAACTTGGTTTTAAAGACGTGATGATCCGCCCGAAACGCTCTACCCTGAAATCGAGAGCGCAGGTAAGTTTGGAGCGGACCTTCACCTTTAGAAACTCGCAGAAAAAATGGAGCGGAGTTCCCATCATCGCTGCAAATATGGACACAGTCGGAACTTTCGAAATGGCGGAAGCTCTTGCCAAGGTGAAAATTATGACCGCGATCCACAAACATTATTCGATTGAGGAATGGAGCGAGTTTCTGAAAAACCAGGACGATTCTATTTACGAATACATCGCATTAAGCACAGGAACAGGAAAAGCTGATGACGAGAAAATAAAGCTGATTATGCAGAAACATCCGAAAATTCAGTTTCTGTGTATCGATGTTGCTAACGGCTATTCCGAGCATTTTGTGGATTTTGTTTCAAAAGCGAGAAAAACTTTTCCCGATAAAACCATTATTGCAGGAAACGTCGTGACCGGAGAAATGGTGGAAGAACTGATTTTAGCCGGAGCAGACATTGTGAAAGTCGGAATCGGTCCTGGTTCGGTTTGCACAACGAGAATCAAAACAGGAGTTGGTTATCCGCAACTTTCGGCGATCATCGAATGTGCCGACGCAGCACACGGACTTGGCGGACATATCATTTCCGACGGTGGCTGTAAAATTCCTGGCGATGTGGCGAAAGCTTTCGGAGGAGGAGCAGATTTTGTGATGTTGGGCGGAATGTTTGCCGGTCACGACGAAAGCGGCGGCGAAATTATGGAAGAAAATGGTAAAAGGTTTCGACTTTTCTATGGAATGAGTTCACAAACCGCGATGGACAAACATTCAGGCGGCGTTGCCGAATACCGCGCTTCGGAAGGAAAAACGGTGAAAGTTCCTTATAAAGGTGCCGTTTCCGACACGGTAAAAGATATTCTGGGCGGCGTTCGCTCTACATGCACCTATGTAGGCGCATCGCAATTACGCGAACTTTCAAAACGCACAACTTTTATTCGCGTTGCGGAGCAGGAGAACCAGATTTTTAAGGACTAA
- the surE gene encoding 5'/3'-nucleotidase SurE, with the protein MQRPLILVTNDDGITAPGIRNLVEFMNEIGEVVVVAPNSPQSGKGHAITINQTLTFEEIGLEGPQKDFSLSGTPVDCVKFALDKILPRKPDLVVSGINHGANSSINVIYSGTMSAAVEAGVEGLQAIGFSLLDFSWDADFLQAKDYIQSIVRKVLENPLPKGVVLNVNIPKLAKDEIKGVKVCKQANAKWEENFDERINPHGKKYYWLTGYFNNMDKSEDADETALAEGYISIVPVKFDLTAHEYLKELETVMQF; encoded by the coding sequence ATGCAGAGACCTTTGATCTTAGTCACCAATGACGACGGAATTACCGCGCCAGGAATACGAAACTTAGTAGAATTTATGAATGAAATCGGTGAAGTCGTAGTAGTTGCCCCCAATTCGCCACAATCAGGAAAAGGTCACGCCATCACCATCAACCAAACTTTAACTTTTGAGGAAATCGGTTTAGAGGGACCGCAGAAAGATTTCTCGCTTTCGGGAACTCCGGTTGATTGCGTGAAATTTGCCTTAGACAAAATCCTTCCAAGAAAACCCGATTTGGTCGTTTCTGGAATTAACCATGGTGCAAACTCTTCCATTAATGTCATTTACTCGGGAACCATGAGTGCCGCTGTTGAAGCTGGAGTCGAAGGTTTGCAGGCAATTGGCTTCTCGCTGCTCGATTTTTCATGGGATGCCGATTTTCTTCAGGCGAAAGACTATATCCAAAGTATTGTAAGAAAAGTTCTCGAAAATCCTTTACCTAAAGGAGTTGTGCTGAATGTGAACATCCCGAAACTCGCCAAAGATGAGATTAAAGGAGTGAAAGTCTGCAAGCAGGCGAACGCAAAATGGGAAGAAAATTTCGATGAGCGCATTAATCCCCACGGTAAAAAATATTACTGGTTAACCGGATATTTCAACAATATGGACAAAAGCGAGGATGCCGATGAAACCGCACTTGCAGAAGGTTATATCTCGATTGTCCCCGTGAAGTTTGATTTGACGGCGCACGAATATTTAAAGGAACTTGAAACCGTAATGCAATTTTAA
- a CDS encoding carboxy terminal-processing peptidase — translation MFKKFKLNTLLLFIPLTSLVFCFNSPKNDDEKMSTIMVSVKNTLSYLHYSPKAINDAYSQEVYKHYFEMVDASKRYFMQSDMDEFAKHKTKLDDYLNRGDLTFYKLTIDRLYQRVDEIDKITQDILSKPINLDEEETLILEPKLRKNATTKAELANEWKKYIKYNILQEMESMSAKEEAQKKKKDSVQKFGLKDTIKLEILNPEQKRIKATDEVKDLIGDTFRRFKKRNKMDWFTVHMNAYTEVFDPHTNYYSPKNKEDFDTQFKGKVIGIGAIIQEKRGYLYLGPLTIGAPAWKSKQLTEGDKILKVRSKPNEDAVNVVGMLSDEAVRLIRGEKGTKVTLTVEKKDKTIKEVTMIREEVAIEDTFARSIIVNSADGKKYGFINLPSFNADFEDPKGRNASDDIKNEILKLKPQGVQGIILDLRNNGGGSLTEVGDIMGLFMNAGPFVQVKDGNGKINTLKNKNNSPIWTGPVVIMQNELSASASEILAGAMQDYGRGVVIGSPQSFGKGTVQTFVDLNRFLSTNDDFGSLKLTIQKFYRVTGESTQRKGIQSDIQMKDFFTYAEVGERYDDYALAWDKIPAVAYQPMNYFSVAALQKGVEARLQNNKNYQLMQESAQWKEKLDKEESISLNQQKFNEVMKTRKAQIEKFKALDKFNNGLKFTLNPDEVIREKNDEAFTKKTQNWTKNLQKDLYLQEAVNVISGMK, via the coding sequence ATGTTCAAGAAATTTAAACTCAATACCCTTTTACTTTTCATTCCGCTGACCAGTTTGGTGTTTTGCTTCAACTCGCCAAAAAATGATGATGAGAAGATGTCGACTATTATGGTGAGTGTGAAAAATACACTTTCTTATCTTCATTATTCGCCTAAAGCCATTAACGACGCATATTCACAAGAAGTTTACAAACATTATTTTGAAATGGTGGATGCTTCGAAAAGATATTTTATGCAGTCGGATATGGATGAATTTGCCAAACACAAAACCAAACTCGACGATTATTTGAACAGGGGCGACCTGACTTTTTATAAACTGACCATCGACCGACTTTATCAAAGAGTAGATGAAATCGACAAAATCACACAGGATATCCTGAGCAAACCCATCAATCTCGATGAGGAAGAAACCCTGATTCTGGAACCAAAGCTCAGAAAAAATGCGACTACGAAAGCGGAACTTGCCAATGAATGGAAAAAATACATCAAGTATAATATCCTGCAGGAAATGGAGTCGATGTCGGCTAAAGAAGAGGCTCAGAAAAAGAAGAAAGACTCGGTGCAGAAATTTGGTTTGAAGGACACCATCAAACTTGAAATCTTGAATCCAGAACAGAAAAGAATCAAGGCAACGGATGAAGTTAAAGACCTTATTGGCGATACTTTCCGCAGATTCAAGAAGAGAAACAAAATGGATTGGTTCACAGTCCACATGAATGCCTATACCGAGGTTTTTGATCCGCACACGAACTATTACTCACCAAAAAATAAGGAAGATTTCGACACCCAATTCAAAGGAAAAGTAATCGGAATCGGTGCAATCATCCAGGAGAAAAGAGGATACCTTTATCTCGGTCCTTTAACAATCGGTGCTCCTGCGTGGAAATCCAAACAGCTAACAGAAGGCGACAAAATCCTGAAAGTACGGTCAAAACCAAATGAAGACGCGGTAAACGTTGTGGGAATGCTTTCGGACGAGGCGGTTCGACTGATCCGCGGTGAGAAGGGAACCAAAGTTACCTTGACCGTTGAGAAAAAAGACAAGACCATCAAAGAAGTGACAATGATTCGTGAAGAAGTGGCGATTGAAGATACCTTTGCGAGAAGCATCATCGTAAACTCTGCGGATGGGAAAAAGTATGGCTTTATCAACTTGCCAAGTTTTAATGCAGATTTTGAAGATCCAAAAGGCAGAAATGCTTCCGACGATATCAAGAATGAAATCCTGAAACTGAAACCGCAAGGAGTTCAGGGAATTATCCTCGACCTTAGAAATAATGGTGGCGGAAGCTTGACCGAAGTGGGCGACATCATGGGACTTTTCATGAATGCAGGTCCTTTTGTTCAGGTTAAAGACGGAAACGGGAAGATCAACACACTGAAAAATAAGAACAATTCACCGATTTGGACAGGTCCTGTTGTGATTATGCAGAACGAGCTTTCGGCTTCGGCTTCTGAAATTTTGGCGGGAGCAATGCAGGATTACGGAAGAGGCGTAGTGATCGGTTCGCCGCAAAGTTTCGGTAAAGGAACGGTGCAGACTTTCGTAGATTTAAACAGATTTTTGAGCACCAACGACGATTTCGGTTCGCTGAAACTGACCATTCAGAAATTCTACCGAGTAACAGGTGAATCCACCCAAAGAAAAGGAATCCAGTCCGATATTCAGATGAAGGACTTCTTTACCTATGCGGAAGTTGGCGAGCGATATGACGATTACGCTTTAGCGTGGGACAAAATTCCTGCGGTTGCGTACCAACCGATGAACTATTTCTCCGTAGCCGCGTTGCAGAAAGGAGTTGAAGCCCGACTTCAGAACAACAAGAATTACCAGTTGATGCAGGAATCAGCACAGTGGAAGGAAAAACTCGACAAAGAAGAAAGCATTTCGCTGAACCAGCAAAAATTCAACGAGGTGATGAAAACCAGAAAAGCGCAGATCGAGAAATTCAAGGCACTGGATAAATTCAACAACGGACTGAAATTTACGCTGAATCCAGATGAGGTGATCCGCGAGAAAAACGACGAGGCATTCACCAAGAAAACCCAGAACTGGACAAAAAACCTGCAGAAAGATCTTTACCTTCAGGAAGCAGTAAACGTTATTTCGGGAATGAAATAA